A window of the Gopherus flavomarginatus isolate rGopFla2 unplaced genomic scaffold, rGopFla2.mat.asm mat_scaffold_90_arrow_ctg1, whole genome shotgun sequence genome harbors these coding sequences:
- the LOC127042689 gene encoding olfactory receptor 5V1-like — translation MEKAEGRNQTPIMEFILLGFGNVPEMQPLLFLVFLVIYIVTVSGNILIIALVVTDQHLHTPMYFFLGNLSCLEACYASTILPRLLTGLVTGERTISVKGCIAQLYFFGILSATECLLLTAMSYDRYLAICNPLRYAALMNARVCFQLVAGSWISSFLGCTIVNIFLFQSTFCDSKEIDHFFCDFSPMIKLSCGHNQTLQLVTFTIAAIGTFVPFLLTLTSYICIITTILRIPSATGRQKTFSTCSSHLIVVTVFYGTLITVYVVPTANTPKVLQKIFSVFYAVLTPMINPIIYSLRNKEVNESLRKAFHKLVAVRNRHRI, via the coding sequence ATGGAGAAAGCAGAAGGAAGAAACCAAACACCCATCATGGAATTCATCCTCTTAGGATTTGGGAATGTCCCTGAAATGCAGCCCCTTCTCTTCCTCGTGTTTCTTGTGATCTACATTGTGACTGTctctgggaacatcctcatcaTAGCGCTGGTAGtgactgatcagcaccttcacacccccatgtacttcttcctggggaatttGTCCTGCTTGGAGGCCTGTTACGCATCAACTATCCTCCCCAGGCTGCTGACCGGTCTAGTGACTGGGGAAAGAACCATTTCTGTTAAGGGCTGCATTGCGCAATTATATTTCTTTGGTATCCTGTCAGCTACAGAGTGTCTGCTGCTCACGGCAATGTCTTATGACCGGTATTTAGCGATATGCAATCCACTCCGTTATGCTGCTCTGATGAATGCCAGGGTTTGTTTCCAGCTAGTGGCAGGGTCATGGATAAGTAGCTTTCTGGGATGCACCATAGTAAATATTTTCTTGTTCCAATCAACGTTCTGTGATTCAAaagaaattgaccatttcttttgtgatttttcGCCTATGATAAAGCTGTCCTGTGGCCACAACCAGACTCTGCAACTAGTGACATTTACTATCGCTGCCATAGGTACATTTGTGCCCTTTCTACTGACTCTGACATCCTACATTTGTATTATaaccaccatcctgagaatcccttccgCCACTGGGAGACAAAAGactttttccacctgctcctctcatctCATTGTGGTTACAGTTTTCTATGGGACCCTGATTACTGTCTATGTGGTTCCAACAGCCAACACTCCCAAGGTCCTACAGAAAATATTCTCTGTCTTCTATGCAGTCCTGACTCCCATGATCAATCCTATCatttacagcctgagaaacaaggaggTCAATGAATCCTTGAGAAAAGCTTTTCATAAACTAGTTGCTGTCAGAAACAGGCATAGAATCTGA